From a region of the Spelaeicoccus albus genome:
- a CDS encoding coiled-coil domain-containing protein, producing the protein MLFRRSRAHRVLAIALGVVLGTGLLTAPAAAKSKYPTWSDVKHAREHVSETKSEIGTITKLLHHVQAKAAKLGDEAVEKGAEYDTARSRLDAATAKMERLKDKLKQTERDQAAMQKKVSRVAVQSYKNGGSTPSPSMALMLNPSRANSMLDARSDLGLLSSRNSKLLARAEQAKKSTESLTAQAKVAAGERKKLSDAAHRAFEAAQAAKAAADHEVAKAKKRSKTLVAQLATLKHRSVKVEKRYQDGVAARKAYRAQQAAARRAAERAAARRAQQASSSSSGSTSTPSYGGGSPSTARAYARSRLAAYGWSSSQYGCLLNLWNQESDWDTYAVNPSSHAYGIPQSLPASKMASAGSDWRTNYRTQVNWGLGYIRASYGSPCGAWSHEVSHNWY; encoded by the coding sequence ATGCTATTTCGTCGTTCACGTGCTCACCGCGTGCTGGCCATCGCCCTTGGCGTGGTGCTCGGCACGGGTTTGCTGACCGCGCCGGCGGCTGCCAAATCGAAGTATCCGACCTGGAGCGACGTCAAGCACGCCAGGGAGCACGTGAGCGAGACGAAATCCGAGATCGGAACCATCACAAAGCTTTTGCACCATGTGCAGGCCAAGGCCGCCAAGCTCGGCGACGAAGCCGTCGAGAAGGGCGCCGAATACGATACGGCCCGCAGCAGACTGGACGCCGCGACCGCCAAGATGGAGCGGTTGAAGGACAAGCTCAAGCAGACCGAACGCGATCAGGCAGCCATGCAGAAGAAGGTCAGCCGCGTCGCCGTCCAGTCGTACAAGAACGGCGGATCGACGCCTTCGCCGTCCATGGCCTTGATGCTCAATCCGAGCCGCGCGAACAGCATGCTGGATGCCAGAAGCGACCTCGGTTTGCTCAGCTCGCGCAATTCCAAGCTCTTGGCTCGGGCCGAACAAGCCAAGAAATCCACCGAATCGCTGACGGCGCAGGCAAAGGTGGCCGCCGGCGAACGCAAGAAATTGTCCGACGCCGCCCATCGCGCCTTCGAAGCAGCGCAGGCGGCGAAGGCCGCGGCCGATCACGAGGTCGCGAAGGCGAAAAAACGCAGCAAGACGCTCGTGGCACAGTTGGCGACGTTGAAGCATCGCAGCGTCAAGGTCGAAAAGCGCTATCAGGACGGCGTGGCGGCGCGTAAGGCGTACCGCGCCCAGCAAGCGGCTGCCCGCCGAGCCGCCGAACGCGCCGCCGCCAGGCGTGCCCAGCAGGCGTCGTCCAGCTCGTCGGGAAGCACCAGCACGCCGTCGTACGGCGGCGGCAGCCCGTCCACGGCGCGGGCATACGCGCGGTCCCGGCTAGCGGCTTACGGCTGGAGCAGCAGCCAATACGGATGTCTGCTCAACCTGTGGAATCAGGAGTCGGACTGGGATACGTACGCCGTCAACCCGTCAAGCCACGCCTACGGCATCCCGCAGTCACTCCCGGCCAGCAAGATGGCCAGCGCCGGCTCCGATTGGCGCACCAATTACCGCACGCAGGTCAATTGGGGCCTCGGCTACATTCGCGCCAGCTATGGATCGCCGTGCGGCGCATGGTCGCACGAAGTCAGCCACAACTGGTACTAG
- a CDS encoding LLM class F420-dependent oxidoreductase has translation MKLRIFTEPQQGATYDDLLAVARATEDLGFDAFFSSDHYLHMGDHTDGRPGPTDAWTTLAGLARETSRIRLGTLVSSVTYRWPGILAVQAAGVDQMSGGRVEIGLGTGWYRREHEAYGIPFPARRFGMLEEQLEILTGIWNTPSGGRFNFDGEHYSLVDCPGLATPVQATLPVIVGGGGPSRTPALAARFAGEFNLPFPDRADISAKFRNVREACQAIERDPDTLTYSTSMIAVVGRTEAEFASRAEAIGRDPAELRRAGIAGTVDEAAESLQALAADGVERVYLQIMDLQDLDHLELIARRVMPQV, from the coding sequence ATGAAACTTCGCATCTTCACCGAACCCCAACAAGGTGCCACGTACGACGATCTGCTTGCCGTCGCCCGCGCTACCGAAGACCTCGGCTTCGACGCGTTCTTCAGTTCCGACCACTACCTGCATATGGGCGATCACACGGATGGTCGGCCCGGGCCGACCGATGCGTGGACGACGCTGGCCGGCCTGGCACGGGAAACATCGCGGATTCGGCTGGGCACGCTCGTATCCTCCGTCACGTATCGATGGCCCGGAATCTTGGCCGTCCAAGCCGCGGGCGTCGATCAGATGTCCGGCGGCCGCGTCGAGATCGGTCTGGGCACCGGCTGGTATCGGCGCGAACACGAGGCCTACGGCATTCCGTTCCCGGCTCGCCGATTCGGCATGCTCGAAGAACAACTCGAGATCCTGACGGGGATCTGGAACACGCCGTCCGGCGGACGATTCAATTTCGACGGCGAACACTATTCGCTCGTCGATTGCCCCGGTCTGGCCACGCCGGTCCAAGCCACGCTGCCCGTCATCGTCGGCGGCGGCGGTCCGAGCAGGACGCCGGCGCTTGCCGCCCGGTTCGCCGGCGAGTTCAATTTGCCGTTCCCCGATCGCGCCGACATATCTGCAAAGTTCCGGAACGTGCGCGAGGCCTGCCAAGCCATCGAGCGCGATCCCGACACGCTGACCTACTCGACCAGCATGATCGCCGTCGTCGGACGCACCGAAGCCGAATTCGCCTCCCGGGCCGAGGCCATCGGACGCGATCCTGCCGAACTGCGCCGAGCGGGAATTGCCGGCACGGTGGACGAAGCCGCCGAAAGTTTGCAGGCTTTGGCCGCGGACGGCGTCGAACGGGTGTACCTTCAGATCATGGATCTGCAGGATCTCGACCATCTGGAGCTGATTGCACGGAGGGTGATGCCGCAGGTCTAA
- a CDS encoding aldo/keto reductase family protein, with product MDYRYLGHSGLKISEITYGNWLTHGSQVENDVATECVHAALDAGITTFDTADVYANGAAEEVLGKALAGQRRESLEIFTKVYFPVGPAGPNDTGLSRKHIMEGIDNSLRRLQTDYVDLYQAHRFDVETPLEETIAAFADVVRAGKALYIGVSEWPADKLRAGQELARQAGFSIVSNQPQYSALWRVIEGEVVPASRELGISQIVWSPMAQGVLSGKYLPGQAAPAGSRATDDKGGAKTIKSLLNDDLLTRVQNLKPIADELGLKMSQLAIAWVLQNDNVAAALVGASRPEQIAENVQAGGVKIPDDAMAKISDTLGDSAVTDPSNIATPKNRLA from the coding sequence ATGGATTACCGATACCTCGGCCACAGCGGCCTGAAAATCTCCGAAATCACGTACGGCAACTGGCTCACGCACGGCTCACAGGTGGAGAACGACGTCGCCACCGAATGCGTGCATGCTGCGCTGGATGCCGGCATCACGACGTTCGACACTGCCGACGTCTACGCGAATGGCGCCGCCGAAGAAGTGCTCGGCAAGGCACTGGCCGGTCAGCGCCGCGAATCGTTGGAGATCTTCACGAAGGTGTACTTCCCGGTCGGTCCGGCCGGACCGAACGACACGGGCCTTTCGCGTAAACACATCATGGAAGGCATCGACAATTCGTTGCGCCGATTGCAGACCGACTACGTCGACCTGTACCAGGCGCACCGGTTCGACGTCGAGACGCCGCTCGAGGAGACCATCGCGGCATTCGCGGACGTCGTGCGCGCCGGTAAGGCTCTCTATATCGGCGTTTCGGAGTGGCCGGCCGACAAACTGCGCGCCGGCCAGGAGCTGGCACGCCAGGCGGGCTTTTCCATTGTGTCGAATCAGCCGCAGTATTCGGCGTTGTGGCGGGTGATCGAGGGGGAGGTCGTGCCGGCGTCGCGCGAGCTCGGCATCAGCCAGATCGTGTGGTCGCCCATGGCGCAGGGCGTGCTGTCCGGCAAGTATCTGCCGGGCCAGGCAGCGCCCGCGGGCTCCCGCGCCACCGACGACAAGGGCGGCGCCAAGACCATCAAGAGCCTTCTGAACGACGATCTGCTCACCCGCGTGCAGAATTTGAAGCCCATTGCCGACGAGCTCGGGCTGAAAATGTCGCAGTTGGCGATCGCGTGGGTGTTGCAGAACGACAATGTGGCAGCTGCCCTGGTCGGGGCCTCGCGTCCGGAACAGATCGCGGAAAACGTGCAGGCCGGCGGCGTCAAGATCCCGGACGATGCCATGGCGAAGATCTCCGACACCCTTGGCGATTCGGCAGTGACGGATCCGTCGAATATCGCCACGCCGAAAAACCGGCTGGCTTAG